The Triticum aestivum cultivar Chinese Spring chromosome 7B, IWGSC CS RefSeq v2.1, whole genome shotgun sequence genome window below encodes:
- the LOC123162282 gene encoding uncharacterized protein: MDLTAIKKLLSSRRPSADYLAGVDGFLDFAYIGKSSDAKIHCPCVRCVNRNLLKRDTVYDHLVCNGMLLGYTVWGCHGETAGYISSNKRKRSKQEGINSNMRQLVHDVFGNIDNGSQVNDFDDPNPPEHGPDPETQSFYDLLRDADVPLWDGCELSKVSFLVLLFNIKSSNKWSNKSINDLLAVLQQAIPNGKNLPGTFAKAKKIIGKLGLSYERIHVCEKDCQLFWKEKANDDFCSVCGASRWKNKPDKTVLTNKERKKATPKKVLLYFPIKPRLKRIFMHKETAIALRWHDEERIKDGALRHLADSAAWKEIDSKYKHIRSDSRNIRFIITADGFNPFGKLNSKHSCWPVVLVPNNLPPCLCMKASSLMLTLLIPGPTYPGKNFHVFMQPVYEELTELFMVGTHTYDASRGEMFQLYVVVLSTVSDYPGLALFAGYSVNGEFGCFPCRDETCSKRLKYGQKYCFMGHRRFLPPDHKFRFDARSFDGSEEHRAAPSAYAETRVVDQIKSISDFQKSKTWKCVSGLFNLPYWDFNLLRHNLDIMHIEKNVCENIYGTLLGIEGKSKDNLKARQDLQHMNIKRELHPQKNLMISIICHLLPITYLKKGSNNFAKSFMVQGVRMGFQETSQDVQMLFKGESQALKVMIVIY; this comes from the coding sequence ATGGATCTAACAGCCATTAAAAAGTTACTCAGTTCTCGTAGACCAAGTGCAGACTACTTGGCTGGCGTAGATGGTTTCCTTGATTTTGCATACATTGGAAAAAGTTCAGATGCCAAGATCCATTGTCCATGCGTCAGATGTGTCAATAGGAACTTGTTGAAGCGAGACACCGTATATGATCATTTGGTGTGTAATGGAATGCTACTTGGATACACAGTTTGGGGTTGTCATGGTGAAACTGCAGGATACATCTCCTCTAACAAACGAAAAAGGTCAAAACAGGAAGGCATAAACTCTAATATGCGCCAGCTAGTCCATGATGTTTTCGGGAACATAGATAATGGGTCTCAAGTGAATGACTTCGATGACCCAAACCCTCCAGAACATGGACCAGATCCTGAAACCCAATCTTTTTATGACTTGTTGAGAGATGCAGATGTACCTTTGTGGGACGGGTGTGAACTATCAAAAGTTTCTTTCCTTGTGCTTCTGTTCAACATAAAATCCAGTAACAAGTGGAGTAATAAATCTATAAATGATTTGCTAGCAGTTCTACAACAAGCAATTCCAAATGGCAAGAATTTACCTGGAACTTTTGCCAAGGCCAAGAAGATCATTGGAAAGCTTGGGCTTAGTTATGAGAGAATTCATGTTTGTGAAAAAGATTGTCAGCTTTTTTGGAAAGAGAAGGCTAATGATGACTTTTGCTCAGTATGTGGAGCATCAAGGTGGAAAAACAAACCTGATAAAACCGTGCTAACTAACAAGGAAAGGAAAAAAGCAACCCCGAAGAAGGTGCTCCTGTACTTCCCTATTAAGCCAAGGCTTAAGAGGATTTTTATGCACAAGGAAACTGCTATAGCATTAAGATGGCATGATGAGGAACGCATAAAAGATGGAGCATTGCGACATTTAGCTGATTCAGCGGCATGGAAGGAGATTGACTCTAAGTATAAGCACATCAGATCAGATTCTCGAAATATTAGATTCATAATCACAGCTGATGGATTTAATCCGTTTGGTAAGCTGAATAGTAAACATAGTTGCTGGCCTGTTGTCCTAGTACCAAATAACCTTCCACCATGCTTGTGCATGAAGGCATCTTCTCTTATGCTCACTCTGCTTATTCCTGGTCCAACTTACCCTGGAAAGAATTTCCATGTATTCATGCAACCAGTTTATGAAGAACTAACCGAGCTGTTTATGGTAGGAACACATACATATGATGCATCTCGAGGTGAGATGTTTCAACTTTATGTTGTTGTGTTGTCTACTGTGAGTGACTACCCCGGGCTAGCTCTCTTTGCAGGATATAGCGTAAATGGTGAGTTTGGTTGTTTTCCATGTCGTGATGAAACATGTTCTAAACGCTTGAAATATGGGCAGAAGTACTGTTTCATGGGGCATCGCCGATTTCTGCCCCCAGATCACAAATTCCGTTTTGATGCTAGATCGTTTGATGGTTCTGAAGAACATAGAGCGGCACCTAGTGCTTATGCGGAAACTAGAGTTGTAGATCAAATAAAATCAATTTCAGATTTTCAGAAATCCAAAACATGGAAGTGTGTCAGTGGCCTATTCAATTTGCCTTATTGGGACTTCAATTTACTTCGTCACAATCTTGATATCATGCATAttgagaagaacgtatgtgaaaacATATATGGAACACTTCTAGGAATAGAAGGCAAGTCCAAAGATAATTTAAAGGCACGACAAGACCTACAACACATGAACATTAAACGAGAGCTGCATCCACAAAAAAACCTAATGATAAGTATTATCTGCCACCTGCTTCCTATAACCTATCTAAAGAAGGGAAGCAACAATTTTGCAAAGTCCTTCATGGTGCAAGGGGTCCGAATGGGTTTTCAGGAAACATCTCAAGATGTGCAAATGTTGTTCAAGGGAGAATCTCAGGCCTTAAAAGTCATGATTGTCATATACTAA